In Magnetospirillum sp. XM-1, a single window of DNA contains:
- a CDS encoding adenosine kinase: protein MADKTIHVAGIGNAIVDVLVHADDLLLHRLGLTKGVMTLIDAEQAESIYAQLPPGIECSGGSAANTIAGIAALGGRAAYVGKVKSDQLGQVFRHDIRNSGVHFETPAADGGPSTARCFVLVTPDAQRTMLTYLGACVELGPDDVDTGLIAGAEITYLEGYLYDPPEAKRAFLKAATTAHGAGRLVSLSLSDPFCVDRHRDAFLDLVSGHVDILFANEAELMSLYETTSFDDAVRAVRGHCRVAAVTRGEKGSVVVTEDDVHVVGADDIDQLVDTTGAGDLYAAGFLFGFTQGRDLATCAMLGGIAAGEIISHYGARPERSLKDLARAKLGPHIFENLR, encoded by the coding sequence ATGGCGGACAAGACCATTCACGTCGCCGGCATCGGCAACGCGATCGTTGATGTACTGGTGCATGCCGACGACCTGCTGCTGCACCGACTTGGCCTGACCAAGGGCGTGATGACCCTGATCGACGCCGAACAGGCCGAGTCCATCTACGCCCAGCTTCCCCCCGGCATCGAATGCTCGGGCGGTTCGGCCGCCAACACCATCGCCGGCATTGCCGCCTTGGGCGGCCGCGCCGCCTATGTGGGCAAGGTCAAGAGCGACCAGTTGGGCCAGGTCTTCCGCCACGACATCCGCAATTCCGGCGTCCATTTCGAGACGCCCGCCGCCGACGGCGGCCCGTCCACGGCGCGCTGCTTCGTGCTGGTCACCCCCGACGCCCAGCGCACCATGCTGACCTATCTGGGCGCCTGCGTGGAACTGGGACCCGACGACGTGGATACCGGCCTGATCGCCGGCGCCGAGATCACCTATCTCGAGGGCTACCTCTACGATCCGCCCGAGGCCAAGCGCGCCTTCCTCAAGGCCGCCACCACCGCCCACGGCGCCGGTCGCCTGGTGTCGCTGTCGCTGTCCGATCCCTTCTGCGTCGACCGTCACCGCGACGCCTTCCTGGATCTGGTGTCGGGCCACGTGGACATCCTGTTCGCCAACGAGGCCGAGCTGATGAGCCTCTACGAGACCACCTCCTTCGACGACGCGGTGCGCGCCGTGCGCGGCCATTGCCGCGTCGCCGCCGTGACGCGGGGCGAGAAGGGCTCGGTGGTGGTCACCGAGGACGACGTCCACGTGGTCGGCGCCGACGACATCGACCAGCTGGTGGACACCACCGGCGCGGGCGACCTTTACGCCGCCGGCTTCCTGTTCGGCTTCACCCAGGGGCGTGACCTCGCCACCTGCGCCATGCTGGGCGGCATCGCCGCCGGCGAGATCATCTCCCATTACGGCGCAAGGCCCGAGCGTTCGCTCAAGGACCTGGCCCGCGCCAAGCTGGGCCCCCATATCTTCGAAAATCTCCGGTAA
- a CDS encoding EI24 domain-containing protein, which produces MTIPAALLKAFAQLGDPRLRRILGLGVAAALACWIGLALGASALLRQIHLFENTLADMSAGVVLGITALLLPILFFSALATFVMSFWLDDVADIVEAEHYPQLGPAREMGWAEILRLSTRFLLVMGLITLVAAPFYLALLFLGFGIILNYAVNGYLLGREYFEVVAARRMEPDSMRMVFGNNLGRLWLCGAAINLLFQIPLLNLTAPVVATAFMVHIFQSLRKE; this is translated from the coding sequence ATGACCATTCCCGCCGCTCTCCTGAAGGCCTTCGCCCAACTGGGCGACCCGCGCCTGCGCCGCATCCTGGGATTGGGAGTGGCGGCGGCGCTGGCCTGCTGGATCGGTCTGGCGCTGGGCGCCTCGGCCCTGCTGCGCCAAATTCATCTGTTCGAGAACACCCTGGCCGACATGAGCGCCGGGGTGGTGCTGGGCATCACCGCGCTGCTGCTGCCCATCCTGTTCTTCTCGGCGCTGGCCACCTTCGTCATGAGCTTCTGGCTGGATGATGTCGCCGACATCGTCGAGGCGGAGCACTATCCCCAGCTGGGTCCGGCCCGCGAGATGGGGTGGGCCGAGATCCTGCGCCTGTCCACCCGCTTCCTGCTGGTCATGGGGCTGATCACCCTGGTGGCGGCGCCGTTCTATCTGGCGCTGCTGTTCCTGGGCTTCGGCATCATCCTCAACTACGCGGTCAACGGTTACCTGCTGGGCCGCGAATATTTCGAGGTGGTGGCGGCCCGGCGGATGGAGCCCGATTCCATGCGCATGGTGTTTGGCAACAATCTCGGGCGGCTGTGGCTGTGCGGGGCGGCCATCAACCTGCTGTTCCAGATTCCGCTCTTGAACCTTACCGCGCCGGTGGTGGCCACCGCCTTCATGGTCCACATCTTCCAGTCCCTGAGGAAAGAATGA
- the irrA gene encoding iron response transcriptional regulator IrrA produces the protein MTMITVRPYSHALDRLRAVGLRPTRQRLALARLLFDGGDRHISAEQLHTEALSSSIRVSLATVYNTLHQFTDAGLLREIVVDAGRSYFDTNTSDHHHFFYEKSGKLCDIPADLIAVAKVPDAPEGFNISRVEVIVRVDG, from the coding sequence GCTCCGCGCCGTGGGTCTGCGTCCCACCCGCCAGCGTCTGGCCCTGGCCCGCCTGCTGTTCGACGGCGGCGACCGCCACATCTCGGCCGAGCAGCTGCATACCGAGGCGCTGTCGTCCAGCATCCGGGTCTCGCTGGCTACCGTCTACAACACGCTGCACCAGTTCACCGACGCCGGTCTGCTGCGCGAGATCGTGGTGGATGCGGGCCGCAGCTACTTCGACACCAACACCAGCGACCACCACCACTTCTTCTACGAGAAGAGCGGTAAGCTGTGCGACATCCCCGCCGACCTGATCGCCGTGGCCAAGGTGCCCGACGCCCCCGAGGGCTTCAACATCAGCCGCGTGGAAGTGATCGTCCGGGTGGACGGCTGA